In Quercus lobata isolate SW786 chromosome 12, ValleyOak3.0 Primary Assembly, whole genome shotgun sequence, a genomic segment contains:
- the LOC115971669 gene encoding G-type lectin S-receptor-like serine/threonine-protein kinase At4g27290, with the protein MDIFTFVVLSSNLLILLFVFSDATDSITKSQFLSDIEKTTLVSKDGGFALGFFSPGNSTNRYLGIWYNNITVKTVVWVANRLNPISDLSGVLMLNSSGSLVLLSQNTTVAWLANSTKEVGSPIVELLDSGNLVLREENEGNPGRYLWQSFDYPSDTWLPGMKLGWDLRIGLNRHLSSWKSPDDPSPGELSWGIELHNYPEFVMKTGSQKYFRSGPWNGLFFSGMPDLKSTQDYSFTYVYNKDEVYFKFDMIQESIITRAVLSQSQYERYIWVEEKNKWSMLLYLPRDKCDTYNLCGAYGNCIMGESPVCQCVEGFKPKSLQTWNPEEWNKGCERSKQLSCQDKDKIAFVKFVGLKLPDSTNSWVEESMDFEECRDKCLNNCNCTAFTNSNIRYGISGCAMWFGDLIDIRQIAANNRMDVDSQNVYVRMSASEKEVKNKQKMKVIMIVVVAIAVAFGVLLILYCICKRSDSRGASGNELGFNGTV; encoded by the exons ATGGACATCTTTACTTTTGTGGTGTTGAGTTCcaatttgcttattttattatttgtattcTCGGATGCTACTGATAGCATTACTAAATCCCAATTCCTTAGTGACATAGAGAAGACAACCTTGGTCTCTAAAGATGGAGGCTTTGCCCTGGGGTTCTTCAGTCCCGGTAATTCCACTAACCGTTACTTGGGAATTTGGTACAACAATATCACAGTTAAAACAGTTGTTTGGGTAGCAAACCGACTTAACCCAATTAGCGACTTGTCTGGGGTGTTGATGTTAAACAGTTCAGGTAGCCTTGTTCTTCTTAGCCAGAATACGACTGTTGCTTGGTTGGCAAACTCAACAAAAGAGGTAGGGAGTCCAATTGTTGAGCTTTTAGATTCTGGAAATCTAGTATTAAGAGAAGAGAATGAAGGAAACCCAGGACGCTATTTGTGGCAAAGCTTTGACTATCCTTCTGATACGTGGCTACCTGGGATGAAGCTTGGATGGGACTTGAGGATTGGCCTGAATCGGCATCTATCTTCATGGAAGAGTCCAGATGACCCCTCACCTGGGGAACTGAGCTGGGGGATTGAACTTCATAATTACCCTGAATTTGTCATGAAGACCGGCTCCCAGAAGTACTTCCGGTCCGGCCCATGGAATGGCCTTTTTTTCAGTGGTATGCCAGATTTGAAGTCCACCCAGGATTATAGCTTCACTTATGTCTACAACAAAGATGAGGTTTACTTCAAGTTTGATATGATTCAAGAATCTATAATCACAAGAGCAGTTTTGAGCCAATCACAGTACGAGCGCTACATATGggttgaagaaaaaaacaaatggaGCATGTTATTATATTTGCCAAGAGACAAATGTGACACTTATAATTTATGTGGTGCTTATGGAAATTGTATCATGGGTGAGTCCCCTGTCTGTCAATGTGTAGAAGGATTCAAGCCTAAATCACTACAAACATGGAACCCAGAAGAGTGGAATAAGGGATGTGAACGCAGCAAGCAATTGAGCTGCCAGGATAAAGATAAAATTGCGTTTGTTAAATTTGTTGGACTCAAATTGCCAGATTCTACGAATTCTTGGGTGGAAGAAAGCATGGATTTTGAGGAATGTAGAGACAAATGTTTGAACAACTGTAATTGTACGGCTTTTACAAACTCAAATATCAGATACGGAATAAGTGGTTGTGCCATGTGGTTTGGGGATCTAATTGATATTAGACAGATCGCAGCTAATAACAGGATGGATGTTGATAGTCAGAATGTATATGTTCGAATGTCTGCATCAGAGAAAG agGTGAAAAACAAGCAAAAGATGAAGGTGATAATGATAGTTGTGGTTGCCATTGCCGTAGCTTTTGGAGTACTATTGATTCTTTACTGCATTTGTAAGAGGTCAGACTCCAGAG GCGCTTCTGGTAATGAGCTCGGGTTCAATGGCACCGTCTGA